A genome region from Coprococcus phoceensis includes the following:
- a CDS encoding D-alanine--D-alanine ligase family protein, which yields MKIVVLAGGLSTERDVSLTSGAGICRTLRENGHQAFLLDVFLGFPYDSDKLEEVFTLPNAGLEIADGIKTTEPDLAAIKASREDQSDCFLGPNVIDICRLADIVFMGLHGDVGENGKLQATFDILGIKYTGPNYLGSALAMDKGVTKQIFTMAGVPTPLGTNLTKDRKDTALSDLGLTLPVVVKPCSGGSSIGVYIVDTMDAYKEAVENSFRYEDEIVIEPYIKGREFAVGIIDGKALPVIEIIPKTGFFDYANKYQDGCTEEICPANIDEEVTERMQRAAELAFKALKLDIYSRADFLLDENNDIYCLEVNSLPGMTAASLLPKEARAAGITYGDLCELIIQKSLARYNA from the coding sequence ATGAAAATTGTAGTATTGGCAGGAGGGCTCAGCACAGAACGTGACGTTTCACTCACTTCCGGAGCCGGCATCTGCAGAACTTTGAGAGAAAACGGGCATCAGGCTTTTTTATTAGATGTATTTTTAGGATTTCCATATGATTCCGACAAATTAGAAGAAGTATTCACTCTTCCAAACGCAGGCTTGGAGATTGCAGACGGAATCAAAACAACAGAACCGGATCTTGCGGCAATCAAAGCGTCCCGTGAAGACCAGTCCGACTGCTTTTTGGGACCGAATGTCATCGATATCTGCCGCCTTGCAGATATTGTATTTATGGGGCTTCATGGTGATGTCGGAGAAAATGGAAAATTACAGGCAACATTTGATATTCTCGGAATTAAATACACCGGTCCAAACTATCTCGGAAGTGCGCTTGCCATGGACAAAGGGGTTACAAAACAGATTTTCACGATGGCAGGCGTTCCGACACCGCTTGGAACCAATCTCACAAAAGACCGAAAAGATACAGCTCTTTCTGATCTTGGTCTTACTCTTCCGGTCGTTGTAAAACCGTGTTCCGGTGGTTCCAGCATCGGCGTATATATCGTCGATACGATGGACGCATACAAAGAAGCGGTTGAGAATTCCTTCCGCTATGAGGACGAGATTGTAATCGAGCCTTACATCAAAGGACGTGAATTCGCAGTCGGCATCATCGACGGAAAAGCGCTTCCGGTAATTGAGATCATACCAAAAACCGGATTCTTTGATTACGCCAACAAATATCAGGATGGATGCACAGAAGAAATCTGTCCTGCAAATATCGATGAAGAAGTGACAGAAAGAATGCAAAGAGCTGCAGAGCTCGCTTTCAAAGCACTGAAATTAGATATTTACTCACGCGCTGACTTTTTATTAGATGAGAACAACGACATTTACTGTCTCGAAGTAAACAGCCTCCCTGGTATGACCGCTGCCAGCCTTCTTCCGAAAGAGGCACGCGCTGCCGGAATCACATACGGAGACCTCTGTGAACTGATCATCCAAAAATCACTCGCGCGTTACAACGCATAG
- a CDS encoding UDP-N-acetylmuramoyl-tripeptide--D-alanyl-D-alanine ligase, translating into MKHMSLQEITAACHGQYFGGEAVSHIEVAGVAIDSRKIEKDWLFIPIKGARVDGHSFIPQVMEKGALCTLSEVVLENVSHPYILVDSCEQALKDIAEHYRKALDIKVVGITGSVGKTSTKEMIASVLEQKYHVLKTAGNFNNEIGLPLTIFNIRDEHEIAVLEMGINHFGEMHRLAKMARPDICVITNIGLCHLENLIDRDGILKAKTEMFDFMQPDAKIILNGDDDKLITVTDVKGQTPMFFGLSTELDAFADNIHTHSLKGVSCTLHLGDNCIDTMIPIPGNHMVYNALAGALVGRELGLTAEEIKKGIESLTPVSGRNNMILTDSLLIIDDCYNANPVSTKASIDVLSGAETRKVAILGDMFELGEDEKELHRQVGVHASEKGIDLVICIGELSKATAAGAEELSAGNQVVHFDTKADFFTKMNELLHKDDTILVKASHGMEFPEIVTRLQELTLK; encoded by the coding sequence ATGAAACATATGTCTTTACAGGAAATTACTGCTGCATGCCACGGACAATATTTTGGGGGCGAAGCAGTATCACATATCGAAGTGGCCGGTGTTGCCATCGACAGCCGAAAAATCGAAAAAGACTGGTTGTTTATTCCAATAAAAGGCGCACGAGTAGACGGACACTCTTTTATCCCACAGGTGATGGAAAAAGGTGCACTCTGCACACTTTCCGAAGTGGTCTTAGAGAATGTATCTCACCCATACATTCTTGTTGACTCCTGTGAGCAGGCGCTCAAAGATATTGCAGAACATTACCGCAAGGCACTTGACATCAAAGTGGTCGGTATCACCGGAAGTGTCGGAAAGACAAGTACAAAAGAGATGATCGCCTCGGTTTTGGAGCAAAAATATCATGTTCTTAAAACGGCTGGAAACTTTAACAACGAAATCGGGCTTCCGCTGACAATCTTCAATATTCGAGATGAACACGAGATTGCAGTGCTTGAGATGGGTATCAACCATTTCGGTGAGATGCACCGCCTTGCGAAAATGGCTCGCCCGGATATCTGCGTCATCACCAATATCGGACTCTGCCATCTGGAAAATCTCATCGACCGAGACGGCATTTTGAAAGCAAAAACAGAGATGTTCGACTTTATGCAGCCTGACGCCAAGATCATCTTAAACGGCGATGATGACAAACTGATCACAGTCACAGATGTAAAAGGACAAACGCCAATGTTCTTTGGGTTATCCACAGAGCTTGACGCTTTTGCCGATAATATCCACACACACTCCCTAAAAGGGGTGTCTTGTACACTTCACCTTGGGGATAACTGCATCGACACAATGATTCCGATTCCGGGAAACCATATGGTGTACAACGCGCTGGCTGGCGCTTTGGTTGGACGTGAACTCGGGCTTACCGCTGAAGAGATCAAAAAAGGAATCGAAAGTCTGACTCCGGTATCCGGACGAAACAATATGATTCTTACGGATTCTCTTCTTATCATCGATGACTGCTACAATGCCAATCCGGTGTCCACAAAGGCGTCCATCGACGTGCTCTCCGGAGCCGAGACCCGCAAAGTTGCCATTCTCGGAGATATGTTTGAGCTTGGCGAGGATGAAAAAGAGCTCCACCGCCAAGTCGGTGTACATGCATCCGAAAAAGGGATCGATCTTGTCATCTGTATCGGTGAACTATCAAAAGCAACCGCAGCCGGAGCAGAGGAACTCTCCGCCGGAAATCAAGTAGTTCATTTTGATACAAAAGCAGACTTTTTTACAAAGATGAACGAACTGTTACACAAAGACGACACGATCCTTGTGAAAGCCTCACACGGAATGGAATTTCCTGAAATTGTGACACGCCTTCAGGAGCTTACGCTTAAATAA
- a CDS encoding Cof-type HAD-IIB family hydrolase, with product MTYDILVLDLDGTLTNSEKKITPPTREALIEIQQNGKKVVLASGRPTPGVVSLAKELHLGDYGSYILSFNGGKIINCSTGEAIYNKILPSEVTSAVYEIASQYDVDLLTYTEHEILSGIKPNQYTELESKINNMPIVRVENFPEAVTFPVNKFLITGEAALTEKIETLLKEKFHSLLNIYRSEPFFLEVMPQNIDKAHSLQKLLNYLGMSADQMICCGDGFNDLTMIEYAGLGVAMENAQPILKKTADYITKSNDEDGVLHVINEFMR from the coding sequence ATGACCTATGATATACTTGTACTGGATTTGGACGGAACACTGACCAACTCCGAAAAGAAAATTACCCCTCCCACACGAGAGGCTCTTATCGAAATTCAGCAGAATGGGAAAAAGGTAGTTCTTGCCTCCGGCAGACCTACACCCGGCGTGGTATCGCTTGCCAAGGAGCTTCACCTCGGCGACTACGGAAGCTATATTCTCTCATTCAATGGCGGGAAAATCATCAACTGCTCCACAGGAGAGGCGATTTACAACAAAATACTTCCGTCTGAGGTTACTTCTGCCGTCTATGAGATTGCAAGCCAATACGATGTGGATCTGCTCACCTATACAGAGCATGAAATACTCTCAGGTATCAAGCCGAATCAATATACTGAGCTGGAATCCAAGATCAACAACATGCCAATCGTGCGGGTTGAGAACTTCCCTGAAGCGGTTACCTTCCCGGTCAACAAATTTTTGATTACCGGAGAAGCTGCACTCACAGAAAAAATTGAGACGCTGTTAAAAGAGAAATTCCACAGTCTCTTGAACATTTACCGCTCAGAGCCATTTTTCCTGGAAGTGATGCCTCAAAATATTGACAAGGCACACTCCCTCCAGAAACTTCTGAACTATCTTGGGATGTCCGCTGATCAGATGATCTGCTGTGGCGACGGATTTAATGACCTCACTATGATTGAATACGCAGGTCTTGGCGTTGCGATGGAAAACGCACAGCCTATCTTGAAAAAGACAGCAGATTATATTACGAAATCCAATGATGAAGATGGGGTGCTGCATGTCATAAATGAGTTTATGAGATAA
- a CDS encoding discoidin domain-containing protein produces MRRKVVAGMLTFAMFGMSLSSFSPTQVCAADDLGKVEVHVSAKEGGYDQTLPDLQFEKADTAQSSGYVKVYPDEKRQTFLGVGGAMTESAAYNLQKLSKEQQEEVYEAYFGESGAKYSVLRSTIGSADFSTRSYSYNDTEEPDPDLKNFSIEKDWDYIIPAIQKAQSYRPDIKFFAAPWAPPAWMKNSGVRRGQTGTAGLNFVDNSVKPEYYKSYANYLVKYIQEYEKVGIDVYSLSMQNEAQNNPKWEAATWSTDAVIDFVGNYLGPALEENQLDPQLLIWDWDKGNDPMHHDGFVDFNTKVLSDANARKYIDGIAFHWYAGDLWHEMQGVPMWSEDFYSLDEVKAKFPDIHLYATEGCQEKGPWFGSYDPADRYIYDILNDFEHGTEAWIDWNLVLDRDGGPTQGVVNQCHAPIMLDENNNVCYQPSYYILKQISRTVQPGTVSIKSATDMDIVKTAVLDEEGMISVMLGNVTDEEKTVTVVDADRSVDVTLKPHSLTTVKYDSNYQPDDSIDSSLPDVLVKPIAAEASSYEKNPIYNYQAESAIDDSMRTRWASDWTNQEYITFELSSRATVSGIQLKFENGYDALYDIQVSDDGKNFKTVKTVMIEEMNAPEVTVKFDPVKARYVRFQGIQRNNRYGYSIYDANILVKQ; encoded by the coding sequence ATGAGGAGAAAAGTTGTAGCAGGGATGTTGACATTTGCAATGTTTGGAATGTCACTAAGTAGTTTTTCGCCGACACAGGTATGTGCGGCAGATGATTTGGGAAAAGTAGAAGTGCATGTATCTGCAAAAGAAGGAGGATATGATCAGACACTTCCTGATCTGCAGTTTGAGAAAGCAGATACAGCACAGAGTAGCGGATATGTAAAAGTATATCCGGACGAAAAAAGACAGACGTTTCTTGGTGTGGGAGGGGCGATGACGGAGTCGGCGGCCTATAATCTGCAGAAGTTAAGCAAGGAACAGCAAGAAGAGGTATATGAAGCATATTTTGGAGAGAGTGGTGCGAAGTATTCTGTTTTGCGTTCGACGATTGGCTCAGCCGATTTTTCGACCAGATCTTACAGTTATAATGACACGGAAGAACCGGATCCAGACCTTAAGAATTTCAGTATAGAAAAGGATTGGGATTACATTATTCCGGCAATTCAAAAAGCACAGTCATACAGACCGGACATCAAATTCTTTGCAGCACCTTGGGCGCCGCCGGCATGGATGAAAAACAGTGGAGTCAGAAGAGGGCAGACGGGGACAGCAGGACTTAATTTTGTTGATAACTCTGTGAAACCGGAATATTATAAGAGTTACGCCAATTATCTTGTGAAGTACATTCAGGAATATGAAAAAGTAGGAATTGATGTATATTCGTTGTCTATGCAGAATGAAGCGCAGAACAATCCGAAATGGGAGGCGGCTACCTGGTCTACCGATGCGGTGATTGATTTTGTTGGAAATTATCTTGGACCGGCGCTTGAGGAGAATCAATTAGATCCACAGCTTTTGATTTGGGATTGGGACAAAGGCAATGACCCGATGCACCATGACGGATTTGTTGATTTCAATACAAAGGTATTGAGTGATGCGAATGCAAGAAAGTATATTGATGGAATTGCTTTTCACTGGTATGCAGGGGATTTGTGGCATGAGATGCAGGGCGTTCCAATGTGGTCGGAAGATTTTTATAGTTTGGACGAAGTGAAAGCGAAGTTCCCGGATATTCATCTTTATGCAACAGAGGGATGTCAGGAGAAGGGACCTTGGTTTGGAAGTTATGATCCTGCGGATCGCTATATTTATGATATTTTAAATGATTTTGAACATGGAACGGAAGCATGGATTGACTGGAACCTTGTTCTTGACAGAGATGGAGGTCCTACACAGGGGGTTGTGAACCAGTGTCATGCACCGATCATGCTGGATGAGAACAACAATGTTTGCTATCAGCCATCTTACTATATTCTGAAGCAGATCAGCCGTACTGTACAGCCTGGAACAGTCAGCATCAAGAGTGCGACAGACATGGATATTGTCAAGACAGCAGTGTTGGATGAGGAAGGTATGATTTCGGTAATGCTTGGAAATGTTACGGACGAGGAGAAGACAGTTACGGTTGTAGATGCAGATAGAAGTGTAGATGTGACATTAAAGCCGCATTCACTGACAACAGTGAAATACGATAGTAACTATCAGCCGGATGACAGTATAGACAGTTCACTTCCAGATGTGTTGGTAAAACCAATTGCAGCAGAGGCAAGCAGTTACGAAAAAAATCCAATCTATAATTATCAGGCGGAGTCTGCTATTGATGATAGCATGAGAACGAGATGGGCAAGCGATTGGACAAATCAGGAGTATATAACATTTGAACTTTCATCGAGGGCAACGGTTTCCGGAATACAGTTGAAGTTTGAAAATGGATATGACGCACTGTATGATATTCAGGTATCGGATGATGGAAAGAATTTTAAGACAGTCAAAACGGTGATGATAGAAGAGATGAATGCACCGGAGGTTACTGTGAAGTTTGATCCTGTGAAAGCAAGATATGTCAGATTCCAAGGAATTCAACGTAATAATAGGTATGGATATTCGATTTATGATGCAAATATTTTAGTAAAACAGTAA
- a CDS encoding site-specific integrase, producing MKEKRRDSKGRILHTGESQRTDGKYLYKYVDAFGNTKYVYAWRLTPTDPTPKEKREKPSLRELEQQIRRDIEDGIDSTGKKMTLCQLYAKQNAQRANVKKSTQKQREQLMRLLKEDKLGARSIDTIKPSDAKEWALRMKDKGFSYNTINNHKRSLKASFYIAIQDDCVRKNPFDFKLSEVLENDTKEKVALTEEQEQALLSFIKTDNVYHKHYDDVLILLKTGLRISELCGLTVADIDFKNEVVIIDHQLLKSKEQGYYIETPKTKSGIRQVPLSRETIQAFQRVMKKRPKAEPFVIDGQSNFLFVNHKGKPKVAIDYNALFVRMVKKYNKHHKDNPLPHITPHTLRHTFCTRLASKNMNPKDLQYIMGHSNINITMNWYAHASIDTAKSEVQRLIA from the coding sequence ATGAAAGAAAAAAGACGGGATAGTAAAGGACGTATCCTGCATACTGGAGAGAGCCAACGAACAGACGGGAAATACTTATATAAATATGTAGACGCATTTGGAAACACAAAATATGTGTATGCTTGGAGATTGACACCCACAGACCCGACACCAAAGGAAAAACGGGAAAAACCCTCACTTCGTGAACTGGAACAGCAGATAAGACGGGATATTGAGGACGGTATCGACAGCACAGGCAAGAAAATGACACTTTGCCAACTTTATGCCAAACAGAACGCACAGAGAGCAAATGTGAAGAAAAGTACACAGAAACAACGGGAACAACTCATGCGGTTATTGAAAGAGGACAAGTTGGGTGCTAGGAGCATTGATACGATAAAACCCTCTGACGCTAAGGAATGGGCGTTACGCATGAAAGATAAAGGCTTTTCCTATAACACCATTAACAACCATAAACGCTCGTTAAAAGCGTCATTCTATATCGCCATACAAGACGATTGTGTAAGGAAGAACCCTTTTGATTTTAAGTTAAGTGAAGTCCTAGAAAATGATACCAAAGAGAAAGTCGCATTGACAGAGGAACAGGAACAAGCCTTACTCTCATTTATCAAGACAGACAATGTGTATCACAAGCATTATGATGATGTGCTGATACTGTTAAAGACTGGACTTCGTATCTCGGAACTGTGCGGACTGACAGTAGCTGATATTGATTTCAAGAATGAAGTTGTAATTATCGACCACCAGTTACTAAAGAGCAAGGAACAGGGCTATTATATTGAAACGCCTAAGACGAAAAGCGGAATAAGACAAGTGCCATTAAGTAGAGAAACAATACAGGCATTTCAACGGGTTATGAAGAAACGCCCAAAGGCAGAACCATTTGTGATAGACGGACAGAGCAATTTCTTATTTGTCAATCATAAAGGCAAGCCCAAAGTTGCGATTGATTACAACGCCTTATTTGTCCGTATGGTAAAGAAATATAACAAGCACCACAAGGACAATCCCTTGCCACATATCACACCGCATACGCTACGCCATACATTCTGCACAAGACTGGCAAGCAAGAACATGAACCCAAAAGATTTACAGTATATCATGGGACATTCAAACATTAATATCACAATGAACTGGTACGCTCATGCGTCCATAGATACCGCAAAATCAGAGGTTCAGCGTCTAATCGCATAG
- a CDS encoding ISAs1 family transposase yields the protein MKEILDYAGTVMDIRQEKKVLHKMADIILLVFFATLANADDWVEIEMFGKEHEDFLQNYLELPNGIPSHDTLQRVFAMVPTEFLESFQQKWNEMLSSDEGEKVKRLLAIDGKTQRGNGNKNQRPNHIVSAVDERGFCLGQKRVEEKTNEIKAIPELLDHLNIKGTIITTDAMGTQVAIVKKIRQKRADYVLALKANQGSLLEDVREYFADKELREKCAYKNRIEKARGNLEKREYWQTEDISWLSRKKEWAGLKSIIMTRNTIAGTDGSTTVEERYFISSLSTNIEEAERAVRGHWMIESYHWHLDVTFREDGNHTLEKQASYNLNIIRKLALNMLKILEVGSRPLSMKKKRYVIGTNPEKHLEKIMSL from the coding sequence ATGAAAGAGATTTTAGACTATGCAGGTACGGTGATGGACATAAGACAGGAGAAGAAAGTTTTGCATAAGATGGCGGATATTATCCTGCTTGTATTTTTTGCTACGCTTGCAAATGCAGATGATTGGGTAGAGATTGAGATGTTTGGAAAAGAACATGAAGATTTTTTGCAAAATTATCTGGAACTTCCAAATGGAATCCCTTCCCATGATACACTCCAAAGAGTTTTTGCAATGGTGCCCACTGAATTTCTGGAAAGTTTTCAGCAAAAGTGGAATGAAATGTTAAGCAGCGATGAGGGGGAGAAAGTAAAGCGCCTGCTTGCGATTGACGGAAAAACCCAGAGAGGGAACGGAAATAAGAACCAGAGACCGAATCATATTGTCAGTGCTGTAGATGAAAGAGGCTTTTGCCTGGGACAGAAACGAGTAGAAGAAAAAACAAATGAGATCAAAGCAATCCCAGAACTGTTGGACCATCTGAATATAAAAGGGACAATCATAACAACAGATGCCATGGGAACCCAGGTGGCTATTGTAAAGAAAATCCGCCAAAAGCGTGCGGATTATGTTCTGGCATTAAAGGCAAACCAGGGGAGTCTTCTGGAAGATGTGAGGGAATATTTTGCAGATAAAGAACTTCGTGAGAAATGCGCTTATAAAAACCGGATAGAAAAGGCCAGGGGGAACCTTGAGAAACGGGAATACTGGCAGACAGAAGACATCAGCTGGTTAAGCCGGAAGAAAGAATGGGCAGGATTAAAAAGCATTATCATGACTCGTAATACAATAGCAGGGACAGATGGCAGTACAACAGTAGAAGAAAGATATTTCATAAGCAGCCTGTCGACCAATATAGAAGAAGCAGAGCGAGCTGTGCGTGGTCATTGGATGATAGAAAGCTATCATTGGCATTTAGATGTAACCTTTCGAGAAGATGGGAATCACACATTAGAAAAGCAGGCATCCTATAATCTGAACATTATAAGAAAACTGGCTTTGAATATGTTAAAAATTTTAGAGGTAGGAAGCCGTCCGTTAAGCATGAAAAAGAAACGGTATGTGATTGGAACAAATCCAGAAAAGCATTTAGAGAAGATTATGTCTTTATAA
- a CDS encoding excisionase → MSNAQDIPVWEKYTLTIEEASKYFRIGENKLRRLAEENKDAGWLIMNGNRIQIKRRQFEQVIDKLDTTNA, encoded by the coding sequence ATGAGTAATGCACAGGATATTCCCGTATGGGAAAAATATACCCTTACCATTGAAGAAGCGTCAAAGTATTTCCGTATCGGAGAAAACAAGTTAAGACGCTTAGCAGAGGAAAACAAGGACGCTGGCTGGCTCATTATGAATGGCAACCGCATACAGATTAAACGCCGACAGTTTGAACAGGTTATTGACAAATTGGACACGACAAACGCATGA
- a CDS encoding XRE family transcriptional regulator, which produces MNNLEFALEMKNKRLASGLSQGELASLTHVSRYSINRFENGKANASKETQNIILRCLNYYVCDKPFYLLVDYLSVRFPTTDALEVIRKVLGMKADYFIHYDYGYYGYKEHYAYGEIKVMASDDEHMGVFLELKGAGSRNMEYVLQAQNRDWYSFLNRCLDCGGVIRRFDLAINDMCGLLDIPVLSEKYKNGGADCRCKNYENVQGGKLSGKNRNLASTLYIGSKASTKYFCLYEKQKEQATKKKHTDIINRFEIRLRDKKAVQAVEELLLTYNPHGLVFYLITDFVQFPDYPLWEIFISHDSLPFEMNPVPVNMERTLQWLERQVMPSIVMIEEIDRLTGSNYMKMIDECTNLSEKQEMLVEQMCTDIADVIESEGVFYE; this is translated from the coding sequence ATGAACAATTTAGAATTTGCACTTGAAATGAAGAACAAACGTCTTGCAAGCGGTCTTTCACAAGGAGAACTTGCAAGTCTTACCCATGTATCAAGATATAGTATCAACCGCTTTGAGAACGGAAAAGCCAACGCAAGTAAAGAAACACAGAACATTATCCTGCGTTGTCTGAATTACTATGTCTGTGATAAGCCTTTTTATCTGCTCGTTGATTATCTGTCTGTCCGTTTTCCAACGACTGACGCATTAGAAGTTATCCGAAAGGTGCTTGGCATGAAAGCGGACTATTTTATCCATTATGACTATGGGTATTATGGCTATAAGGAGCATTATGCCTACGGGGAAATCAAGGTCATGGCTTCTGATGATGAACACATGGGTGTATTTTTAGAATTAAAAGGGGCAGGCTCACGCAACATGGAATATGTCTTACAGGCACAGAACAGGGATTGGTATTCATTTTTAAACCGCTGTCTTGACTGTGGCGGTGTTATCCGACGTTTTGACTTGGCAATCAATGATATGTGCGGTCTGCTGGATATTCCCGTTTTGTCTGAAAAATACAAAAATGGCGGTGCGGATTGTCGCTGTAAAAACTATGAAAATGTACAAGGTGGAAAACTAAGTGGAAAAAACCGTAATTTAGCAAGTACCCTTTATATCGGCTCAAAGGCAAGCACAAAATATTTCTGCCTGTATGAAAAACAAAAGGAACAGGCAACCAAAAAGAAACATACGGATATTATCAACCGTTTTGAAATTCGTCTGCGTGATAAAAAGGCAGTACAGGCAGTTGAGGAATTGTTATTGACATATAACCCTCATGGGTTGGTGTTTTACCTTATTACTGATTTTGTGCAATTTCCCGATTATCCGCTGTGGGAGATATTCATTTCCCATGACAGTTTACCTTTTGAAATGAACCCCGTACCTGTCAATATGGAACGCACTCTGCAATGGCTGGAAAGACAGGTCATGCCGTCAATCGTGATGATAGAGGAAATCGACAGGCTGACAGGCTCAAACTACATGAAAATGATTGATGAATGTACCAACCTTTCCGAAAAACAGGAAATGCTTGTAGAACAGATGTGTACGGATATAGCAGATGTAATCGAAAGTGAGGGGGTGTTTTATGAGTAA
- a CDS encoding helix-turn-helix domain-containing protein encodes MKISHLGNNIQTIRKFRGMKQQELADKIGINMQSLSKIERGLNYPAYETLEKIMEVLDVTPNELLSGEWKYVNQSEKEVCQFLRTEERLNAELKHGHYDNFFDSEEEWLEYELEKLREYITDYINGKSIEASDLYPIKEFIQHLKFQKLLDRYDDLYSMDMFGESIEGHKYRTPYQVVKMINPNSKEDMELLREVLRNNHFDDEDE; translated from the coding sequence ATGAAAATAAGCCATTTAGGAAATAATATACAGACCATAAGAAAATTTAGGGGAATGAAACAACAGGAACTTGCGGACAAAATCGGTATCAATATGCAGAGCCTTTCCAAGATTGAAAGAGGGTTGAACTATCCTGCTTATGAAACGCTGGAAAAGATAATGGAAGTGCTGGACGTAACGCCGAATGAATTATTATCGGGAGAATGGAAGTATGTCAATCAGTCTGAAAAAGAAGTCTGTCAGTTTTTAAGAACAGAAGAACGTCTAAATGCAGAACTGAAACACGGACACTATGATAACTTCTTTGACAGCGAGGAAGAATGGCTGGAATATGAGTTGGAAAAGTTACGGGAATACATTACAGACTATATCAACGGGAAAAGCATTGAAGCGTCCGACCTTTACCCAATCAAAGAATTTATCCAGCATTTGAAGTTTCAAAAATTACTAGACCGCTATGATGATTTATACAGTATGGATATGTTTGGGGAAAGCATAGAGGGACATAAATATAGGACACCTTATCAAGTCGTGAAAATGATAAATCCGAACTCAAAAGAGGATATGGAACTGTTACGGGAAGTATTAAGGAATAACCATTTTGATGATGAGGACGAGTAA